GATCTTGCACTAGCAGATCTTGCAGTAGCAGATCTTGCACTAGCAGATCTTGCAGAAGTAGTTCTTGCAGAAGCAGACCTTGCTGGTGGCTGCTGTGATCCTGATGGAGTATCTTCATTCCTTGATCTTGCAGGTGCCTTGCAAACATACAAGGAAACATGATAGTTTAGGGTTTAGGTTTAGCACAAAAAACATAGAAGGAAAGAAGACCAAATAGCAAGTACAAATTCACAGGAGTTTACCACATGCTTGTTTTTCCTCAAAGCCAACTCTGGTCTCAACTGTTGCTTGCAGTTGGTGTACCTATAGGCCATGTGCCTTGGCACATCAACACCATACTTCTCATTGCAGTTGTCAATTAGAGTGTGTATGCTGGTGGTTGGATCAGACCTGAACAATGACTCATAGGTCTTTGCAAGCCACTTGGCACTGATCCTTGATGACTCAGTGCTGCTAGGGCGAGTGTGCTCCAGCCTCATTTTCTTAATAGCAAAAGTCTTCTCCCCTTTGATAACTGCAGCAACTATGCAAAACTGGCAGTGCTCTTGCTTACAACAGGCAATGATCCTTTGGTCTGAATTCCTGTGATACCTGAAGTCTCTGGCCTGTGTGATGTGCAAGCTCAACaaagcatctctgaattgatGCTGATTCTTGAAGCACATGTACAGACATAACTGCTGATGTGGTTGCTCAAGTTTGTCATTGTACCAGATCCTTGGTTTTATTTTCTTGGCCCTACTCTTCCTCCCTTTAGGTAGAACAAAGGACATTGGCTCATgtccatcatcatcatcctcaaaCAGCAatccatcatcttcttcatctgaTGAAGGAATGAAATCAGGTTGCACCTCCTCCAACACACTTGAATGTGTCCTAGTAGTAGGGCCTCTCCTAACTGCCAGCTTCTTCCTCTTTTTTGGAGGTTTTTGCATTGGTGTTTCTTCTGTTGCAACAACATTGACCTCATCCTCTTTCTCCttctcctgctcctcctcctcctccatctcAAACAAGTCCTCAACCTCAGTGTCACCCTCATAATGTAATTGTTCCTCTTCTGaatcctcatcatcttcatctgAATCTTCATCTTCAACTTCTTGCTCTGCTAGTCTATTCCCCTCAATTATCTCTGTGTCTTCAATTATCCTGTACTTCTCCATGCAGAAAGGATTGTTATCACTGTCATATGCAGCAGCCTTAGAGTCATCACTGTTATTATGTCCCTCCTCTAGCACTGCCTCTTCTTCCATTACAGCTTTGAGCTTCTCCTTACTGAAATTTATGCTCTCTTGTGTGCACTGACTATGAAAAACAACACCTTGTTGATCAACAGCAAGAACTGCAGGCTCACTAAGATCATACACAACAGGTGGTCTATACAATATAGTTGCTAAATTTTCTTCTCTCCTCTAACAGACATTGTTGTAGTTTGATCTCACTAAATCTGCTTCTATCTGACATACAAAAGGTGCTATTGCCCTCACTAGCAAATTCAGAACTAAACTATGCTCATATTCCTTCTTAAGTTGCTGCAGTTTGATGTTTGTGTCAATTAACTCTAACCCATGCTCTCTTTCCTCTCCTCTGCCTAAATTCTTCATGTGATACAGTTCATCAGAGAAAGAATAACCTTGTGTGTGCATCAGTGCATATAAGTTCAGAAATGTAACATCTAAACTGCATATCTTCCTATCCAGATTGTGTTGTGCATCAAAATGAATCCGAACATCCCAAACGGCATCATCCAAACTACAATTGACAGCACAAATTTATACTGTCATGAGCAACACTAACCCTAGCACCCTGTTTTGGAATATACAGAAAGAAGCAGAAGCAGAGAAGAGAACGACTTACAGCACGCCGCCAGCAGCTCCACTGGTCCACTGATGGCTACTGGTAGGGTGGGCCACCCATATCTCTGCCAGCTTCACCCTGTCCTCCATTGACAGCGTGGCCTCCTCCTCCAAATCCTCCTCGTCTGCGCTGGAGTAGTATGAACTGGAGCCGTCGAGGTCGTCCAGACCTAAGTGGTCATCAGGGCCGAGGCCAGGAAGGTCCCCGTACCCGCCCGCGCCGTCGACGCCGCCGGGAGTCACCGCCGCCATCGCCTGAGGGGAGAGGAAGAcgagggcgggggggggggggggagaggaaACCAGGGTTCGTCGCGTACGGGTTCGACCGGACCGGACCAAGCTACTTGGTGCAACCGAGCAGGCTGGGACGAGTGACCGCGCGGGTGCGGGTGCGCGCGGGTATGCCACCGTGGCACCTGACAAGTGGGCCGGGTCGGTCAGATACGTGGTCAATACGAGCTTATATGGCTGTCAGACCGTTTTGCAACACTTAGGCTTAGAGTTGGCACTGCATGGCAAAAAAATGACTACTGGTACTGATTCGTCACAACGTGCCGAAGTGTGGTAGTGCCTTGCAATTAACTCTCATTTATTCAGCTAAAAAGTATGTGTTGTTTAGGAGTGAAGATCCAACTTCAGTTATAGGATCTTCATTTTTAATGTCACTTTGAGCGAACAAAAAATTAAAACTACACATGGAAAAGAAAACCAAATCAAGAACAACATGTGCGCTTTTTTATGAGCAAAACAGGTGCAAGATAGGGTACCTGTCATTGCACACTTGTACTTGCACGCACCTCATATCCATCTCTTCCAACTGAACATTATCTGGCTtctgagaagaagaaaaaggccATTGTAGGAATTAATGGCACCTGTTTAGTGACATAATAAAAGGGAAGTAAGTTGTGGTCCACATGTGTAGCAGCCAAGTAAGCTGCTTACCAGAACTGAACAAAACTGAATGTTCTATGAACCAATCGCAGGTATACTTTGCCAGAAAAATATGTGTGCAAATCATTCAGATGAGCTGGAAGATAAATTGAAGAAAATACAAAAAGGAAATCATAATAATATCGCTGCAAGCAAGACTAATTGAAGTTCCAATCGATATAATTTTATACATATATTGCCTTGTCAGTCCAATTCAAATACTGCGAACAAACGAAGGACCCATCAAGTCCATTCATGTACTAAGGATCCATCAAGGTCAAAATAATATATTGCTTGATGGAATTTCATGCATTTGATCTCAAAACACAAAGAATCGATTACTTATGTAGCTAACAGCAGGATAATCAGATCCCCAAGGATGCCACTAAAATTACGTCAACTCTAGTTTTAAGAATTTCAAATCTTTGAATCGAAGACAAAAAATGGGCATCTCATACTAACCTTTGTCCATTCCAGTAGCAACAAATCTGCACTCGAGATCCATAACAAATTAACCATAGAAGTCAAGTTGAGAACATTGTTTTAGGAGTACCACTATCAAACAGGTTGAGGATCACATGGTAGGAACATGAATGAACAAGAAGAGCATATACCTGCTCATTGTCATTCGAGTCCCCACATATTTTGCCAAAAACAGGACCCACAAAAGAGGGTTCATCTTGTTCTTCCACCAGAGAAGGTCCGCCTTGTTCTTCACTCTTCCTAACATCCTTCCTCGTCTCTTCATCGTCCAATCTGCACCTATTTTGTTCAGAAAAAACATAAATCGAGAAATCAAAATGAGATTATTAAAAGGCAAAATTTGGAGGAAGGAGATGGCGGGGCCAAAGATGTGCAGCCTAACTTGGAGATTATGGACGATGACCAGCAAGCACCACCGTGACACAAGCGCCCGCTTTAGCTCCGGCATTGCTGTGCCTTCCCACATGCCCGTCCTCCTCACCCTCCCCTACTACATATCCATCACGTAAACCACGCCTCCCCTGCTCTCCCATGGCCGCGACCTGCGATCTCTGCCCGATCTGAAACAACAAGGGGAAGTAAGAAAATACCACAAAGATGAaaatgaacaaaaaaatacataCACGTGTGAAGCTGTTGATAACTGAAGTTGACTATCAATATTCTAGGGAAAATGATGTTGTCATGTTGCTCTTGCTTTCATTCTATTGATATCCTCTATAGTACCTCGATCACCGAGCAAGTTTGGAAATGATCAATATTGGTTTTTTTTGTGAAACATTCTTTGAGATCCCCACATTCTAATTTCGAATCATTCAAATAATCTCCGACTGATAAAATTGCATATTAAAATCATGCTTTAGATAAACTGATTGCGAAAACATTGCGAGAAACTAAATAATAGGTGCAGCAGTAGCAACCTATCATGCTTCTCCCTATCTGTTAGCGGATCCAACCACCACAAGGCCCAATCAAAAGCCCCACCTCACTTGCAAATTACAATCCATTTCCTACATCAAATTAGAGAAATAAACTGGAATCCGGACCACCAACTATAACAATCAGGGATATAAATATTCTTCACTTATGTGAAATAGGAATTTCTTGTTGCTCCTCTTGCAAGCCAGAATAAAGCACCACATTCATTTAATAAATCTTCATGTATGGAAAATTAGAGAATGCGCAGGGTCTCTAAGGGTCATCTATTAGCACAGCCACAAAAGTGTAATTATTCATAGAATGTTAGTACAATTATGTGGCAAATGTTCTCTTAACCAAATACTTTAGATTTCACAAATTTAAAGCTGCAAGGAAAGGAATGGCTGGATGAAATCGCAATAAGGAAAGGAAGTATGAGTCATTCATATACATGGAAGAAAGGCAAACTGGAAGACCACAAACACAATACGTGTCGCTCCATTAGAACTAACCTCTAAATCAAATCTTTTGCATCAGTACATGTGTAAACCTTATTACTAAAGAAGGGCCATACCTGTCAAAGCTTCTCCAATGGCAATGTCTGACACAAAATTCCTCTTTGTGGGATGCAGCTGATAGGTGTGATATACACAAATTTCCTCCCCTTCCAACGAAAGACAATGCTAAGATGGGGAGAGATCGCAACACCAAGAAATTCTGCAAATAAAGAAAGAGTAGTCATGAATAGAGCATCCATGTGAATCAAAACTCTACAATAATCCCCTAAGCCTTCTCATTCTTGCAACCTACGTACACCCAAAGAACGAAAGAGTGCTCATATCATACATAAAATGCATTTAAGATTATATCTTCAGGCACACACATATCTCCAACCGAAGCAAAGGAAACTCGTACATATGCACATGATATCCCTATAAGGATGTGCCAAAAATATCAAGAATTAATATCAAGCAAGAAAACAAATCATGAGTTCCAAATTTAGTGAGGTGTGACAGGTTGACCTGTAACCCACCAATCGATGAAAGAAAGCTTACCTGCAAATTAGTTTGTCCCTGCTGCATCAAACAAATGAAAAATTGTAACCAACTTCCTTCCTGAAGTAACATCCACCTCCAAACTCTGGAATCAAATCAGAAATCCAGATGGGAGGAATGAAAAAATAGATGTGAATGATCTTCATAGAAACCGAAAGAATTCACAGTTGCAGGGTGGAGGAAGAGCTCACCTGGCACTTACGTGATTACGCCCTCCGCTCGCTGTTTACGCGGGTAGGAGGAGGCACCAGAACGGAGGTAGGAGAAGATGCAGCCTGGCACCAGTCTAGCGCGCGCTGCCGATGGAGCTCCAGGCCTCGCCCTCCACTGCTCCTCCAATCCGCCCGATCTGGAACCACGGCGAGCGAAGGCGCCCGATCTGAGAGAGGAGGAAAACAAGAGAGGTGGGATGGACGGAGGCGGCGCGAGGAGCTGCAGCGGCCGGCGCGCACAAAGAAGAGGAGGCAAATCGGGAGGAGAGGAGCGGCCATGGACGCCGCGTTCCTGGACGAGGGCCAACATCTCTATCCTCACGCCCCGCGCAACTGCAGCGCCAGTGACCAAGAGAGGCCGCGTGAGGACGAGGGACAGGAACGGTGGAGCCCGACCTCACCAGCACAGGCCGACGCTAGCTGGTGACCCTCTCCCGTATGCTGCCGCACCTCCCTCTCCTCTGCGTCGTCGCCCTTCGCCTACAGGTCATCGTCGCCGTCGGAGTGGAGCATGGGTGGATGGGGCAGGACGGCGGTACAGGAGAGAGAGAAGGAAGAGAAGGAGAGGCAGCGAGGGAGGTCAAGGAGGAGGGTGGGACGCGTGCGGgtggggagggcggggcggcggcaggAGAGGAGGCGGGGGTCGTGGGGGAGACGCGGGTTACGTATCGCTCGCTACAGCTGCTCGCCTGCTTCTTTTTTTCTCTCGCTCGCTCGCCcgcttctttttttttctctagCTCGCTTGCTTCTTTGCTCGCGCGAGACGCAACGCTCGCGGCACTGTTCATTGCGGACGTGGAGGCCGTCGGTGCGCCTAGCACCCCAGCGTCCTTTATAAGGTAAATGTCTGCATGTAGTTGCAAACGCATATGGCACAGATCATGATGTGAACAGCCAGTAGGAATCAGTGACCCCAAACATCTGTGTTTTCTTTTAGGATTTTCAGATGTAGTGGATGTTTTCAGGCATGAATGTCCATTCCTTTAATAAACAAGTTCCCCAACAAAATAGAATGTTGTACAGTCCAGAGAATGCAAAATTATATTCCAACAAAGCAGATGGTACATCAAAAATCATTTTTGCGATTCCGATTGACGAGTATCCTAATGAAGCAAATGGTACATCAAAATTGAGGCATGGTGGTGCCACAGGGTTGTGGAGAGGTTTCTCAGGGAGATTCTACAAATTATATAGCCTGTtcgcaacctctgcttccctcttaCCCCTTCTAGACGTTTAAGCAGGGTTTCCCTGGCGATTTCAAAATACCAGGATCAGACGGTCTCAGTTCCAAGTGGCAACTTCaagtcctcttcttctttttctccgATCTACCACTATCTTGTCCTTTCCTTTTTGATTTTTCGTTTTCCCTGTGCTTCTCTTTCTTGTCGGCACTTGTTTTGCTGGATTTTACACTGATAACGCCGCTTGCAGACAATTTCTCATTCTGCAGAGCCTTCTCAATCTCATGGTCATCGCTTTTAATCGCATACTTCTGCAGTAGCTTTGGGTCTACAGTTGCTTCGTCAGCGACTCTTCTTTTTTCCTATATTAGGCCCACAGTAACATTTATCAGTCATCCTGCATCATAATTTAACAACATGGTAATGTATCTCTGAAATCTCACCTTCACTTCCTGAGCTGCTTCGTCAAGGTCTTCGTCCATTGATCTGCTAAGTGGGGCTTCAATCTGAATAAAACAAAAACATAGCACAAACAGGTCAAACAATGAAGTTGGTACAAACTATTCCAAAGTAAAGGCCATGCTCAATTTTTTTATGTGAATCAACCATGAACTTTGCTCTGCATGCTCAACATTATAACATGATGCAAAAACCAAAACCCAAAGAGTAAGGTTGCTTACTTCCTTAAGTCTCGGTAAGGTTGCTTCAATTTCTTTTCCTGCAGTGTTATTAAGATAACCATATAACTTCTTCATTGTCTTGATGAAGTTAGATAGAACTTGTTCCCTTTCTATGCCAAGCTCTTCCTGTCAACACAAAAAACATAAGAATTGCCGACCTGTTTGATGACAAGTTCAAAAAGATTGTGTTTGAATGGAATCAACTTGAGCTAACCTTTGTAGCACCTATGTCTTTGTCCTGTAGACCCATACAGAACAAAACTGAAGCTTGGGCACCATGTAGGGTTACAGGAAGCTTCTCTGAGAAGTACTCATGTGCTAAGATAGGTACAAGATCCAAAATCTACAAAACAAAATATTCAAATTGGAAAGGTCCTCCACATATAGCTAGATATATGTTTATAGAGGAGATTCACTCCGCATACAGGAGAAGTTTTCCAGTTTCATTTAGACACGCATTTCAGGATATAGAATAGACTAAGCAAGAAGATAAGAAGATAACCTCAGATAAAACCACCAAAGCTCAAAACGTATAGCTAAAAGGCAACAGTTATATAGATAATAATTACAACCAAGCGCATTAGGGAGCCATGATTTACAGCGCAGGTATAAAGGGAAAACTGCCAGATGTTGTTTAGGTTCTGAGGGTCAGTGAGGCCAATAACAACAGGCAGTAGAGATTTTACAGTCTTTCAAGGGAAACATATTGTGAGAACTGCATTCAAAATAGAGATATTCATTTATTTCATCAAGTTCTTACCAGATGGTAATCAACCAAGTTGTTTGAATATGCTTCAAGCCGCTTCATGTCATGTGGGGATAATACATCTCTCAATAACTTCAATGTAATACTGGTATCATGTTCTGAAGGCTCGTGGTGTGAAAAATCTATTTTTGAAGCCAAAACACTAAAAACATAACAAAAAAATATTATTAGACAAACACATGTCTTTTGCTAAGAGAACAATATGAAGGTAAAGCACATGTTTTTTGATAAGAAAACATACCTCATTGCAAGCTTAAAGTTGAGATGCCGGAAAGATGTTCCCAAAAGCCGCCTGAACCTCTGTCTGAAATCTGAAAATATTGCTTTCAAACTTAGCTAGTGCACCAAAAGCATGCTTCTAAAGCAAAAGCATGCTGTGTAACAGAAGCAAGCAATACTACCTTGTGCATCTATCAGCCAaggcaaaagaaaaaagaaaaaaaaagaatgcCCTTTCTATTCGATTTGATGTATACAGTTTCCACTCAAGCAGCTGCAATTCAAAATGCCACGTACTGCAAACTGTAACAAGAACTGTCAGGCAATACCTTTGTAAAATGGCTCCAAAAATCCAAGTTGAATTGAATCACCAGCTTTGATGTCATCACTATTTAAGGGACTCAAGGCCATACAGGTATGCTCGCCAGTAACAGCACTCTAGGAAACAGAAATAGCAAATTAATGCACATGATAAAAGAACAGAGAGGGTAACAAAGAAGCTCATGGAGTAATCAGATTAGATCATTACTGGAATCTGGCCCACATAGAATGGATAGAAGCTGTGCTTCCGCCAAAACCGGAAAAGCTCTTGTGTCAACCCGAAAGATACACCAAGGTAATGGAGCTTTTCAGGACGACGATCCTCAAGATTAACAAGGAGTGGTGGAAGATTTGCCCTAGGCTTTATGCTCTCTTCTAGCAGAGAAGCCTGCAAGAACATATACAAAACTTTAGTATACAGACTTGAGGAGCAGAAGCCATACAATAATGGCATCTGTAATAAGCAAACAAGGTTGTAAAAATCCTTAAAATTCTTACATAACCAAACACATATAAAACTTGCACAAATTCATGTCAGGTTAAGTTTGTTTTAAGTATAAAATACAGAATCAGAACCAGGTATATTATAATAATTGAACATCAAGCTGCCACACAAAGTTACCTTCTCTGCAGCTTCAGAAATTGTAACATCAGGCTCTTCAACTTCCTCCGCATCTTTAAATACTGTCATTTCTCCTTGATAATAACTTCAAAACCAATCAAATAATATTTATTTGTCAATAAACTGGGAATAGATTAAGCTTAAATAATCTGACAAGTTGAACTTAGTATTTATGCTATGCAAATACTCCTTGTGCTATGAAGGCTCCTCTAGTTTGACCTGAACTAGCTACTAGGGAAAATTATGCTATGCAAATACTACCTGAAAGGTGCCTCTTGCCAATACCACTCCAAACAACAACATTTATGGGAATGCTATTACCATACATTTTCCATCCAAGGTTCTCCATAACTGCCCTGGTTCTCCAATCTAACCTATGTCAGGCGACAAGGTTGCTACACAACCTGATACCACCATACAGCATTTCCCAAAACGTGGATACAGAATAAATTCAGAAGTAGATGAAAACCCTTGTGTTTCCTGGTTTTCTTTGTCATATGGAGGCTCCTCTAGTGCTGCATTTTGAGCTAGAGCACTGTGTGAGCTCCGCTAAGATCTGGGATTTGGGAGGGAGCAGTGGTGGTGCTCAGATCGCACACAACACAGGAGGGCTCTGCACTGTGTGGGCTTTCACTGAGTGCGATGGGTATGGTGAGAAAGGATTGTTCCCGGGACTGAAGAAGAGGATTAGGATTAGACACGCCATAGAGGTATTGGGGAGTATCCCAGAAGTATTGACCTGAGAAAATAAGAGTTTCTCCAATACAAGCAGGATGGTATCGGCGCAGTGCACACCTGACTACTGTCAGGGCCTCCTCTGCAGTTTTGCGCTAAAAAACAGTATACTCCTGTGACATTGCGATTTTCTGAACTACTGGTACAACGTACACCACACCCATCACTAGGAGCCGGGACCCGGCCGACACATACCAACACCTCCTGAGCTGTGCGCTGCTGCACTTTCGGGGCTGGCACCGCTTTCCCAACATGGGTCACTGCCACTGCACCACAGAGAGGGTGATGAGTTCCCACATTACAACAAGCTAGGTGCCACATTGATGGTCGAGATCGCATGGCACAAGAATGCTAGAGATCAAGGTTCGGTGAATGACAGTGAGGAGTGAGCTACGCCTGCTGTTTTATCTACACTCATTTCCAAGGGAGCAATCACACTACAGCCATTGTACGCTGTCATCTGCTCTCGCGAGCAGCATCTTTGCCTCATGATCCAGGGCCAGCCAAGTCTGCTCCCTTCGATCTGCACTGTTTCTGCACGATGCAAGAGAGAAAGCCATCTCCAAGTGCCGGACGATATGGGCCTGCCACTACTCTCTCCATCACAAAATAATGTTACTAGCCTACTATTAGGTGCACACAAGTCAAGCCCACATGGCAGCAAGCCTAACGCCAACAATGGCAAAAAGGACATGTAATAATATTTTAACAAACTTATATTGTTTGGGAAGGTACTGAGCAAAGAAGCAACTACAGAATAGATGCCCCATTTCCTTTCTTTGGAATAACAGCCTAATTAATCATCAAACTAGACTTAAAAGAAACTGTAAGAGCATCAACTGATAAACGCATAGATGTAGTAAGAAAAGGAGTAGTGTATAACCTTGATAAAAGTTTGACAGCAGCAGAACCATACCCAAGCTGCATTAAAAAAAAGAGCATTAGAATAAGGAGTGGTGTTTTTCAGACATTAACATGGAGTGACATTAACATAGGTATTGAATCACATCCAATAGAGGCAAAAAGCCTACCCTCAGGGCACTAGGATGAACAGCAATTCGTACTATTCGAGCTCCTGATAGACTGGGAAATACATTGTCTTGAAATTGTTCACAAAACTTCCATGGAATTTGATCACCGGAAGGCGCATGGCCCTCATTTAGGCTTCTGATAGCTGATTTTCGAGATATTTGTCCTTCCAGGCAGACCTGAATATTCCAAACAAGCTCTAACAACTTAAAATGCAGAGATTGCGTGTATACACCATCTAGTATGATATACTCTCAATTGCTAAATGAAATAAGTGGATTGTCCATGCCTTGAAGGTGGAAGGTATAGGAATACGAACAGACCTTCAATGGTGAGTTTAATAAGCAGCACAAAACCAATTAGTTCAAGTAAGACAATAGCTATAATTTTTCACAGAAATGAGATAGAGCTGTGAAGCAGTACGGCATAATAttagaagaaaaagaaaattGAAAGTAAAAAAGAATATATTTAAGTTAGGTCAAACCAAACAGTCCAAAAATCTGATCCAGATATGTATAAATTTCTATTTACAGTGTGTCGTGCATCTGCGGCATACAACGGTAATAGGCAGAAATCATTGTTATGCTCATCGCACCCTGTAGCTTGTGAACGCTCCAACGAAGTAACAAAACAGAATAACTTATAAAGGGTATGTGATTTCAGATAAGAAATAGGTACTGCTTATATCTAGTATGCGCAGGCAGTGATTTAACACACATGATCCCCATTAGAATCAAAACCAACCAATGGCAATCATCCAAAGAAAAATTCAATATAAGATCCTCCAAAGATAATCAGGACAACGTATCCAAACCTGAATCACGCACAAAATATCCGGGAGCTGGTTTTCGGATTCATTAACTGGGCCTAACAGATACAGAGCACGCGTTAGTATAGAGTAATGGTGTTACCATAATAAAGAGGTGAGGTCGCAGAACAATTTGGTCCATACCAAGCAGTACAAAAAGGTGATGTGCGGGTGCATCAGCCATTAATTGCAAGTCATTGGGTGAATTTTTGTAGTGAGAAGCAACATAAAGTGCCATCATCCGCTGAAATATTAAGTATGCAGAATAAATATCGATTTAGAGACATGTAATGCAGGTATACTTAGATTTCTATGTAAAACTAATGCACAGAATTACAAGGAACACAGAACATTTTTAGTTCATACCTGTAAAAATACCTCACTCTCCTTGTGATATGAGAAAAGTGTGTCCCGGTTGACATAATACAGCTGACAGTGTTCTGGATGAGGTAGCCTAAAGAAAACCAGGTTTGCTAAACACACGACGGTACAAGAAAATAGATGTACAACACCACAAGAAACAACATGACTTACCTACTGATATTTGGAATGGAGTTTGCAAGATCCAAACAAAGTAACTCATTAAGCCAGGTTTCAATAGGATCACCAGAGGCATACCTAATGGATTCATTcaattcaatttt
This genomic window from Aegilops tauschii subsp. strangulata cultivar AL8/78 chromosome 4, Aet v6.0, whole genome shotgun sequence contains:
- the LOC109772859 gene encoding RNA cytidine acetyltransferase 1 → MRKKVDERIRTLIENGVRQRQRSMFIIVGDKSRDQIVNLNYMLAKSRVKSRPSVLWCYRNKLEISSHRKKRAKQIKKLMQRGLMDPEKADPFSLFLETSDITYCMYKDSERVLGNTFGMCILQDFEALTPNLLARTIETVEGGGLVILLLSSLSSLTSLYTMVMDVHERFRTESHTKAATRFNERFLLSIASCKACIVMDDELNILPISSHMKFIQPVTKNEDSEGLSERERELKDLKDQFREDFPVGPLIGKCCTMDQGKAVINFLDSILDKSLRSTVALLAARGRGKSAALGLAIAGAIAAGYSNIFVTAPSPENLNTLFDFVCKGLNAMEYKEHLHYDVVKSSDPNLRKAIIQINVHKQHRQTIQYLKPHDHGKLSQVELLVIDEAAAIPLPIVKALLGPYLVFLSSTVNGYEGTGRSLSLKLLQQLESQSQPSASSDGPSSSRLFKKIELNESIRYASGDPIETWLNELLCLDLANSIPNISRLPHPEHCQLYYVNRDTLFSYHKESEVFLQRMMALYVASHYKNSPNDLQLMADAPAHHLFVLLGPVNESENQLPDILCVIQVCLEGQISRKSAIRSLNEGHAPSGDQIPWKFCEQFQDNVFPSLSGARIVRIAVHPSALRLGYGSAAVKLLSSYYQGEMTVFKDAEEVEEPDVTISEAAEKASLLEESIKPRANLPPLLVNLEDRRPEKLHYLGVSFGLTQELFRFWRKHSFYPFYVGQIPSAVTGEHTCMALSPLNSDDIKAGDSIQLGFLEPFYKDFRQRFRRLLGTSFRHLNFKLAMSVLASKIDFSHHEPSEHDTSITLKLLRDVLSPHDMKRLEAYSNNLVDYHLILDLVPILAHEYFSEKLPVTLHGAQASVLFCMGLQDKDIGATKEELGIEREQVLSNFIKTMKKLYGYLNNTAGKEIEATLPRLKEIEAPLSRSMDEDLDEAAQEVKEKRRVADEATVDPKLLQKYAIKSDDHEIEKALQNEKLSASGVISVKSSKTSADKKEKHRENEKSKRKGQDSGRSEKKKKRT